From the Cohaesibacter sp. ES.047 genome, one window contains:
- the rnd gene encoding ribonuclease D has product MKTITTTAELADACTSFAKHPYVTVDTEFLRETTYWPKLCLIQMAGPDLAVLIDPLSDSLDLAPFFELMADESVVKVFHAGRQDIEIIYHLGRLIPAPIFDSQVAAMVCGFGDSISYDQLVHRLTGHHIDKSHRYTDWSRRPLTEKQLNYALADVTHLRDVYHALRANLDEQQRTSWVQEEMEILTSKETYHTEPVNAWKRMKLRIRKPREFAALKRLAGWRESEAQSRDVPRNRIMKDEAIFELAVQLPQSPEALSALRSISKGYERSKAGLDILAMTREVAALPNEELPDVPKGKSQPEGSGAAVDLMKVLLKLTAERHGVAAKVIATVDDLEKIACSNEADVAALKGWRRELFGQYALKVKTGEMALRLEGKKVGVIDCEPPELPVAKASAKRNRKSKKQGAPAEQS; this is encoded by the coding sequence ATGAAAACAATCACGACAACTGCCGAATTGGCAGACGCTTGCACCAGTTTCGCCAAGCATCCGTATGTAACAGTCGATACGGAATTTTTGCGCGAAACCACCTATTGGCCAAAGCTGTGCCTGATCCAAATGGCAGGGCCTGACCTTGCCGTTCTGATTGACCCCCTTTCCGACAGTCTTGATCTTGCGCCATTCTTCGAATTGATGGCGGATGAATCTGTTGTGAAGGTGTTCCACGCCGGTCGACAGGACATCGAAATTATCTATCATCTGGGCAGGCTCATCCCCGCCCCGATCTTTGACAGTCAGGTCGCCGCAATGGTGTGCGGCTTTGGGGATTCCATATCCTACGACCAGCTCGTGCATCGGCTGACCGGTCATCACATCGACAAATCCCATCGCTACACGGATTGGTCCCGCCGACCGCTGACCGAAAAACAGCTCAACTATGCCCTCGCGGATGTCACGCACCTGCGAGACGTCTATCATGCGCTGAGGGCCAATCTCGACGAGCAGCAACGCACCTCCTGGGTGCAAGAGGAAATGGAAATCCTCACCTCGAAGGAAACCTATCACACCGAACCGGTGAACGCCTGGAAGCGCATGAAACTGCGAATCCGCAAACCACGTGAGTTTGCTGCGCTCAAGCGCCTCGCAGGATGGCGCGAATCCGAAGCGCAGAGCCGTGACGTGCCGCGCAACCGCATCATGAAGGACGAGGCAATCTTCGAGCTGGCCGTACAACTGCCGCAATCACCCGAGGCCCTGTCTGCCCTCCGCTCGATTTCAAAAGGCTACGAACGCTCAAAGGCTGGTCTCGATATTCTGGCCATGACGCGCGAGGTTGCAGCCCTGCCCAACGAGGAGCTGCCGGACGTTCCGAAAGGCAAGTCCCAGCCGGAAGGCTCTGGCGCGGCTGTTGACCTGATGAAGGTGCTGCTCAAGCTGACAGCGGAGCGCCATGGCGTTGCTGCCAAAGTGATTGCAACGGTGGATGATCTGGAAAAGATCGCCTGCAGCAATGAGGCAGATGTCGCGGCTCTCAAGGGCTGGCGCCGGGAATTGTTCGGTCAATATGCCCTGAAGGTGAAAACCGGCGAAATGGCCCTGCGTCTGGAAGGCAAGAAAGTCGGTGTTATCGACTGCGAGCCACCGGAACTGCCCGTTGCCAAAGCATCCGCCAAACGCAACCGAAAATCCAAGAAACAGGGCGCGCCGGCTGAACAGAGCTGA
- a CDS encoding Ppx/GppA family phosphatase: MTLQEHSQTESSDKFELDKFRNQGRISGSAPVAVIDIGSNSVRLVMYERASRAPIPMYNEKQLCGLGKGVAGTGKLNEKSVACALKALKRFRFMIDHADVGTLYVLATAAARDASNGADFMAEVEAICGVVPLVLSGEEEAQKSAMGVVSAIRDPDGVVGDLGGGSLEMITVKGAELGKGSTYPLGGLRIQDTSGGSLKQAQKIAKTELSESKPLDKLEGKTFYAIGGTWRALGKLHMASVGYPLKVMHHYSIDAEEAMEFCRQCMRDDIEDFSGIGAVSKARRNLLPYGAAVLHEVLKRGKPKRVVISSLGVREGHLFEQLPEDVQAQDPLLVASEELCVLRSRSPFYAHELADWLDGVFEALAIEESAYERKLRRAACLLADIGWRAHPDYRGTQSLNIIAHGSFIGIDHPGRAYLAMSNYFRHEGLSGSNMSLRMWDVSSLHLRSLARTTGAALRLAHVAVGELPGILPRLSVTLEDDVATLHIPPELDLLRHDKLERRFSSFVRLMGYDSRVESGEG; this comes from the coding sequence ATGACGCTCCAAGAGCATTCACAGACCGAATCGAGCGATAAATTCGAGCTCGACAAATTCAGGAACCAGGGCCGGATCTCGGGATCTGCCCCTGTCGCTGTCATTGATATCGGGTCCAACTCGGTGCGTCTCGTCATGTATGAGCGCGCGTCGCGGGCCCCGATCCCGATGTATAATGAAAAACAGCTTTGTGGCCTTGGCAAAGGGGTTGCCGGAACCGGCAAGCTGAATGAAAAGTCCGTTGCCTGCGCACTGAAAGCCCTGAAGCGGTTCCGTTTCATGATTGATCATGCGGATGTCGGGACTTTGTATGTGCTGGCGACCGCGGCCGCGCGTGACGCCAGCAACGGTGCGGATTTCATGGCCGAGGTCGAAGCGATCTGCGGGGTGGTTCCTCTGGTGCTCAGCGGTGAGGAAGAAGCCCAAAAATCGGCAATGGGGGTTGTCTCCGCCATTCGCGATCCTGACGGGGTCGTTGGCGATCTCGGGGGTGGCAGTCTGGAGATGATTACGGTCAAGGGTGCCGAGCTTGGAAAAGGCTCCACCTATCCGCTGGGCGGATTGCGCATTCAGGATACCTCGGGCGGTTCCCTTAAGCAGGCCCAGAAAATTGCCAAGACCGAACTTTCCGAATCAAAGCCACTCGACAAGCTGGAGGGCAAGACCTTCTATGCCATAGGTGGCACATGGCGAGCGCTGGGCAAACTGCATATGGCGTCGGTCGGATATCCGCTCAAGGTGATGCATCACTATTCGATTGATGCTGAAGAAGCGATGGAATTCTGCCGCCAGTGCATGCGTGATGATATCGAGGATTTTTCCGGTATTGGTGCTGTTTCCAAGGCACGGCGCAATCTGCTGCCCTATGGTGCGGCGGTTCTACATGAGGTCTTGAAACGCGGTAAGCCAAAACGTGTGGTGATTTCCTCACTCGGTGTCCGCGAAGGTCATCTGTTCGAACAGCTGCCCGAGGACGTGCAGGCGCAGGATCCGCTTCTTGTCGCCAGTGAGGAGCTGTGTGTTTTGCGGTCGCGATCTCCCTTCTATGCCCATGAGCTTGCCGACTGGCTTGATGGGGTGTTCGAAGCTCTTGCTATCGAAGAAAGCGCCTATGAGCGCAAGCTCAGGCGTGCTGCCTGTCTGCTTGCTGATATCGGCTGGCGTGCCCATCCAGACTATCGCGGTACGCAAAGCCTCAATATCATCGCACATGGTTCCTTTATCGGTATCGACCATCCGGGGCGGGCCTATCTTGCGATGTCGAATTACTTCCGCCACGAAGGGCTGTCGGGCTCGAATATGAGTCTTAGAATGTGGGATGTAAGCAGCCTGCATTTGCGGTCGCTGGCGCGAACAACGGGCGCCGCTCTGCGTCTTGCGCATGTGGCCGTGGGGGAATTGCCCGGCATCTTGCCACGCCTTTCCGTCACGCTGGAAGATGATGTTGCAACATTGCATATTCCTCCTGAACTGGACCTGCTGCGGCACGATAAGCTTGAGCGTCGTTTCTCCAGTTTTGTCAGGCTGATGGGATATGACAGCCGCGTCGAGAGCGGTGAGGGATGA